A region from the Candidatus Woesearchaeota archaeon genome encodes:
- the aspS gene encoding aspartate--tRNA ligase codes for MYRTHTCGELRVNDVDKEVELAGWVHTIRTHGVLTFIDLRDRYGITQIAADKKLAENITKESVIQVTGKVLKKPEANKTIATGEIELKAKTIILLSKAKSLPLALDNSETTEETRLKYRYLDLRTKHMQQNLILRHKATIAVREYFDKEGFLEIETPILGKSTPEGARDYLVPSRVNQGKFYALPQSPQIFKQLFQISGLDKYMQIVKCFRDEDLRADRQPEFTQIDLEMSFVDEDDIYTLLEGMITHVWKKAINVTIPLPFPRLSYNEAMLKYGSDKPDLRFGLEIQDVTTWAKQTEFTIFKDAECVRAVKVSEVFSRKQIDNLTKIVKVYGAKGLAFLKKEDKELAGSLAKFVKDTPFELAKGETMFFIADSKRVVEPAIGALRTHLGKELDLINKDEWKFVWITQFPLMEWSEERQSWGPMHHPFTSPILADRHLLKTAPEKASSRAYDLALNGVELGGGSIRIHDRKLQEEVFDALSISREEQEQKFGFMLGAFEYGAPPHGGLAFGLDRMIMMLAGAENIREVMAFPKNKDAQDVMMNSPSKASNNQLDELGINIKKK; via the coding sequence ATGTATAGAACGCATACATGTGGAGAACTCCGAGTAAATGATGTAGATAAAGAAGTAGAACTCGCTGGGTGGGTACATACTATTCGAACTCACGGCGTTCTAACATTTATCGATCTTCGCGATAGATATGGAATTACCCAAATTGCAGCAGATAAAAAACTCGCTGAAAATATCACAAAAGAATCTGTTATTCAAGTTACAGGCAAAGTACTCAAAAAACCAGAAGCTAACAAAACGATTGCAACTGGTGAAATCGAATTAAAAGCTAAAACAATTATACTGTTAAGCAAGGCAAAGTCGTTACCTTTAGCATTAGATAACTCTGAAACAACTGAAGAAACAAGGTTAAAATATCGTTATCTTGATTTACGAACTAAACACATGCAACAAAATCTTATTCTTCGGCATAAAGCAACAATCGCTGTTCGAGAATATTTTGATAAAGAAGGTTTTTTAGAAATTGAAACACCAATTTTAGGAAAGAGCACTCCAGAAGGTGCTAGAGATTATCTCGTTCCTAGTCGCGTTAATCAAGGGAAATTTTATGCACTTCCTCAAAGTCCACAAATTTTTAAACAATTATTTCAAATTTCAGGTCTCGATAAATATATGCAAATCGTGAAATGTTTTCGTGATGAGGATTTGCGTGCAGACCGTCAGCCAGAATTTACACAAATTGATTTAGAAATGAGTTTTGTTGATGAAGATGATATTTACACGTTGCTTGAAGGTATGATTACTCATGTTTGGAAAAAAGCTATCAATGTTACTATTCCCCTACCATTTCCTAGACTCTCCTACAATGAAGCAATGCTCAAGTATGGCAGTGATAAACCTGATTTACGATTTGGTTTAGAAATTCAAGATGTAACTACATGGGCAAAACAAACTGAATTTACTATTTTCAAAGACGCTGAATGTGTCCGAGCAGTAAAAGTCAGCGAAGTTTTTTCTCGAAAACAAATAGACAATCTTACTAAAATCGTTAAAGTTTATGGTGCCAAAGGTTTAGCTTTTCTTAAAAAAGAAGATAAAGAACTAGCTGGCAGCCTTGCTAAGTTCGTAAAAGATACACCATTTGAACTTGCAAAGGGCGAAACCATGTTCTTTATTGCAGATAGTAAGCGCGTTGTTGAACCTGCAATTGGCGCACTTAGAACACATCTTGGTAAAGAACTTGATCTTATCAACAAAGATGAATGGAAGTTCGTGTGGATTACTCAGTTTCCACTTATGGAGTGGAGTGAAGAACGCCAGTCATGGGGTCCAATGCATCATCCATTCACTAGCCCAATCCTTGCAGATAGACACTTACTTAAAACTGCTCCTGAAAAAGCAAGTTCTCGAGCATATGATTTAGCTTTAAATGGTGTTGAACTTGGCGGCGGCAGTATTCGGATTCATGATAGAAAATTGCAAGAAGAAGTGTTTGACGCACTAAGTATTTCTCGTGAAGAGCAAGAACAAAAATTCGGATTCATGCTAGGAGCATTTGAATATGGCGCTCCACCTCATGGAGGTTTAGCGTTTGGTCTTGACAGAATGATTATGATGCTCGCGGGAGCTGAAAACATTCGAGAAGTCATGGCATTTCCGAAAAACAAAGATGCGCAAGATGTAATGATGAATTCCCCAAGTAAAGCCAGCAATAATCAATTAGATGAGCTTGGAATTAACATCAAAAAAAAGTAA
- the tadA gene encoding Flp pilus assembly complex ATPase component TadA: protein MPEKKLQYEVNREGDGTTLLVDYNARGRIPSIEDDEITMSEAITMLVENPTATKIIFSQKHDFEYDYAQVTLLAELANLYGKLVRNKELFSYSSLAQNISSTTLSSKYTELHHILFTDLKKDPLSCYVHIKRIRRREQIRLEKEITPDLIQSQTHYIKLLDYILLLIEGTKFFAVAKPYVQGHEIGNRDPYRRIFFATIKPDFMFTKLMAQYPQNATELEAYTVGQTEIVIFEKPESVQYLYHVMPPEFKLSEELYDLLDTARRILAEHKPDRDEFTDPKRMREVFYNVGKDLLAELANHRNITFSEEDNDELAKILVRYTVGFGLVEVLLADEKIQDISVNSPPGEIPIFIVHADYDDCITNIFPTISDSESWASKLRMISGRPLDEANPILDTELELPGASVRTSTITAPLNPTGLAFSFRRHRDQPWTLPLFIKYKMINAMTAGLLSFLIDGTRTMLVCGTRSSGKSSFLSSLLIEIMRRHRILTIEDTLELPTSSMRALGFNIQPLKVASALAKSGEEFSAEDGIRSTLRLGDSALIVGEVRSGEAKALYEAMRVGAAANVVAGTIHGDSPFGIYDRLVNDIGIPKTSFKATDIIIIANPIKSADGLHKMRRVLQITEVRKDWQEDPNLEGGFVDLMKYNAATDELEPTPELLNGESEILKDIASKIKEYTGNWDALWNNIQLRAKMKQRIFEVSQEYNLPKLLEAEFVILANDRFHKAVEKIVKREGKENPDAVYFEWNDWLEKELKRILNKQKEDKH, encoded by the coding sequence TTGCCAGAAAAAAAACTACAATACGAAGTAAATCGCGAAGGCGATGGTACAACCTTGCTTGTAGATTACAACGCGCGAGGAAGAATACCATCTATTGAAGATGATGAGATAACCATGTCTGAAGCAATTACCATGCTTGTTGAAAACCCTACCGCAACCAAAATAATCTTCTCGCAAAAACATGATTTTGAATATGATTATGCGCAAGTCACTTTACTTGCTGAACTAGCAAATCTTTATGGAAAACTAGTACGTAACAAGGAATTGTTTAGCTATTCTTCGCTAGCACAAAATATTTCTTCAACAACGCTTTCTTCAAAATATACCGAACTTCATCACATTCTATTTACTGATCTTAAAAAAGATCCTCTTTCTTGCTATGTTCATATTAAACGAATACGTAGACGAGAACAAATACGGCTCGAAAAAGAAATAACCCCTGATTTAATTCAAAGTCAAACACATTATATTAAACTTCTTGATTACATTTTGCTGCTAATAGAAGGAACGAAATTTTTTGCTGTTGCAAAACCATACGTACAAGGGCACGAAATAGGAAATAGAGATCCATACAGACGAATATTTTTTGCAACTATAAAACCAGATTTTATGTTTACCAAATTAATGGCCCAATACCCCCAGAATGCAACCGAGCTTGAAGCGTACACTGTAGGTCAAACAGAAATAGTTATTTTTGAAAAACCAGAGTCAGTACAATATCTTTATCATGTCATGCCCCCAGAATTCAAACTAAGTGAAGAGCTCTATGATCTTTTAGATACTGCTCGTCGAATATTAGCAGAACATAAACCAGATAGAGATGAATTTACTGATCCAAAACGCATGCGTGAAGTATTTTATAATGTAGGAAAAGATTTACTTGCAGAACTTGCAAATCATCGTAATATTACTTTTTCTGAAGAAGATAATGATGAACTTGCAAAGATACTTGTACGATATACGGTTGGTTTTGGACTTGTTGAAGTGCTTTTAGCTGATGAAAAAATTCAAGATATTAGTGTGAATAGTCCTCCAGGAGAGATACCTATTTTTATTGTACATGCAGATTATGATGATTGTATTACTAATATTTTTCCAACAATAAGCGATAGCGAAAGTTGGGCAAGTAAACTACGAATGATTTCAGGACGACCACTAGATGAAGCAAATCCTATTTTAGATACAGAATTAGAATTACCAGGAGCGAGCGTTCGAACATCAACAATTACTGCACCACTTAATCCAACAGGTCTTGCTTTTTCTTTTCGACGACATCGAGATCAGCCATGGACTTTGCCACTTTTTATTAAATATAAAATGATTAATGCCATGACAGCAGGACTACTTTCTTTTCTTATTGACGGAACTCGAACAATGCTTGTTTGCGGTACGCGAAGCAGCGGGAAAAGCAGTTTTCTTTCATCCCTTCTTATTGAAATTATGCGACGGCATAGAATACTCACTATTGAAGACACACTTGAACTTCCCACGTCATCAATGAGAGCTTTAGGATTTAACATTCAACCACTTAAAGTAGCAAGTGCTCTAGCAAAATCAGGAGAAGAATTTAGCGCAGAAGACGGAATTCGAAGCACACTTCGACTTGGTGACTCTGCTCTAATTGTTGGCGAGGTTCGAAGTGGAGAAGCAAAAGCGCTCTATGAAGCAATGAGGGTGGGTGCTGCAGCAAATGTTGTAGCAGGAACTATTCATGGTGACAGTCCTTTTGGTATTTATGATAGACTCGTAAATGATATTGGTATTCCAAAAACGTCATTTAAAGCAACAGATATTATTATTATTGCAAATCCAATAAAATCAGCCGACGGCCTACATAAAATGAGGCGTGTTTTGCAAATAACAGAAGTGAGAAAAGATTGGCAAGAAGATCCGAACTTAGAAGGAGGTTTTGTCGATTTAATGAAATACAATGCTGCAACAGATGAGCTTGAACCAACGCCAGAATTACTCAATGGAGAAAGCGAAATACTCAAAGATATTGCATCAAAAATCAAAGAGTACACTGGTAACTGGGATGCATTGTGGAACAACATACAACTCCGAGCAAAAATGAAACAACGAATTTTTGAAGTAAGTCAAGAGTATAACTTACCCAAACTACTTGAAGCAGAATTTGTTATTTTAGCAAATGATAGGTTTCATAAAGCAGTTGAAAAAATAGTAAAACGAGAAGGAAAAGAAAATCCCGATGCTGTATATTTTGAATGGAATGATTGGCTAGAAAAAGAACTCAAACGAATTCTTAACAAACAAAAAGAAGATAAACATTAG
- a CDS encoding peptidylprolyl isomerase encodes MTNKNYVTISTSKGDIVIALNKEAAPQTVANFQQYVEADFYNGTVFHRIIDGFMIQGGGFTPDGIQKQTNPPVVLEANLSNDRGTIAMARTNDPHSATSQFFINHVDNAFLNPSPNNPGYTVFGKVVRGMDVVDTIAKVQTSTNPMPDWPVEEILIKSVTFGGETDV; translated from the coding sequence ATGACCAATAAAAATTATGTAACCATAAGCACATCAAAAGGAGATATTGTTATAGCACTTAACAAAGAAGCAGCACCTCAAACCGTTGCAAATTTTCAACAATACGTCGAAGCAGATTTTTATAACGGTACTGTTTTTCATAGAATTATTGATGGGTTTATGATTCAAGGAGGAGGTTTCACACCTGATGGAATCCAAAAGCAAACAAACCCTCCTGTCGTGCTTGAAGCAAATTTAAGTAATGATCGTGGTACTATTGCAATGGCAAGAACAAATGATCCTCATAGCGCAACAAGTCAATTTTTTATTAATCATGTCGATAATGCATTTCTTAATCCATCTCCAAATAACCCTGGTTATACTGTATTTGGTAAAGTAGTAAGAGGTATGGATGTTGTTGATACAATTGCTAAAGTGCAAACAAGTACAAACCCCATGCCTGATTGGCCTGTTGAAGAGATACTTATTAAGAGTGTTACGTTTGGAGGAGAAACTGATGTATAG